In the Muricauda sp. MAR_2010_75 genome, one interval contains:
- a CDS encoding efflux RND transporter periplasmic adaptor subunit has translation MKNILLVSTVLLTLMFLSCNDAPKSELGHNETEGVSKTEAPGEDAHGEEGHDEEEGGHEGEEGEEGVVELTKQQAETIGLETKPLEERNLGNNIKVTGTLELFPQDRANISPFIGGNVSSIKVVPGNIVRKGQVLAYIEHPDIIAMQQEYQEKNDELVFLKQDFERKKTLYDKGVSSGKEFQMAQSKFRSTTSSVNGLKSKLRLLGLDPSKVAEGEIYSAIPIITPISGYVGEVMVSLGDYVAPQSKMFSISDNSKIYVNFKVYEKDIKQVKEGQQIYFSTASKPNELLKATVRSIGQTFESDPKAIEVLADIENKDKDLLPGMYVEGRIVQGEKSGFAVPEEAIVQEGEQSYIFIMDEDEEPVENKMKYKRIPVSTGVNDLGFVEVNLPAGTPENIKIVTNGAYTLSSEMVKGELEHGH, from the coding sequence ATGAAGAATATACTATTAGTTAGTACCGTATTATTGACACTTATGTTTCTGAGCTGTAACGATGCCCCAAAATCCGAGCTTGGGCATAACGAAACGGAAGGCGTATCAAAAACCGAAGCACCTGGAGAAGATGCGCACGGAGAAGAGGGTCACGACGAAGAAGAAGGTGGCCACGAAGGGGAAGAAGGGGAAGAAGGTGTTGTTGAACTTACAAAACAACAGGCCGAAACCATCGGTCTGGAAACGAAACCTCTGGAGGAACGTAATTTAGGGAACAACATTAAGGTAACAGGAACACTCGAACTCTTCCCACAGGACAGGGCAAACATTAGTCCCTTTATTGGTGGAAATGTTAGCTCGATCAAGGTAGTACCGGGCAACATTGTGCGCAAGGGACAGGTGTTGGCCTATATAGAACACCCGGATATCATCGCCATGCAACAGGAATACCAGGAAAAGAATGACGAACTGGTATTTTTAAAGCAGGATTTTGAGCGCAAAAAGACCCTCTATGACAAAGGGGTTTCCTCTGGCAAGGAATTCCAAATGGCGCAATCCAAATTTCGTTCCACCACTTCCAGTGTAAACGGCCTAAAGTCCAAACTACGCTTGTTGGGACTGGACCCTTCCAAAGTGGCCGAAGGGGAGATCTATTCTGCCATCCCCATTATTACGCCCATTAGTGGCTATGTGGGCGAAGTAATGGTAAGCCTGGGCGATTATGTGGCCCCACAATCCAAAATGTTCTCGATAAGCGATAATTCGAAAATCTATGTCAATTTCAAAGTATATGAAAAGGACATCAAGCAGGTCAAGGAGGGACAACAGATTTATTTTTCAACAGCCTCAAAACCTAATGAATTGTTAAAGGCCACCGTGCGTTCCATAGGGCAGACGTTTGAGAGCGATCCGAAGGCCATAGAGGTATTGGCAGATATCGAGAATAAAGACAAGGACCTTTTGCCCGGAATGTATGTGGAGGGAAGAATTGTACAAGGAGAAAAATCAGGCTTTGCTGTTCCCGAGGAAGCTATTGTCCAGGAAGGTGAACAGTCTTATATCTTCATCATGGATGAGGATGAAGAACCTGTTGAAAATAAAATGAAATATAAACGCATCCCCGTGAGCACGGGGGTCAACGATCTGGGGTTTGTTGAAGTTAACCTGCCTGCAGGAACACCCGAAAATATCAAAATAGTAACAAATGGGGCCTATACTCTTTCTTCAGAAATGGTGAAAGGCGAATTGGAGCACGGACATTAA
- a CDS encoding STAS/SEC14 domain-containing protein translates to MLQIINLEQEHLIAAKISGKLTEKDMEKMHPLIHNIIEKGHKVDFYFEMEDLKGYTLKGFWEDLKIDSAHLGDYGKMAFVGNKKWQEWAAKATDFFIKSEVKFFDSKNKEQAMTWVSTKG, encoded by the coding sequence ATGTTACAGATAATAAACTTAGAACAAGAACATCTTATTGCCGCTAAAATCAGCGGGAAACTTACGGAAAAGGATATGGAAAAGATGCATCCGCTTATCCACAACATCATAGAAAAAGGGCATAAAGTGGATTTCTATTTTGAAATGGAAGATTTAAAAGGCTATACCCTTAAAGGCTTTTGGGAAGACCTAAAGATTGATTCGGCTCATTTGGGAGATTATGGCAAGATGGCCTTTGTGGGCAATAAAAAATGGCAGGAATGGGCCGCGAAGGCAACTGATTTTTTCATAAAGTCTGAAGTTAAATTTTTTGATAGTAAAAATAAAGAGCAGGCAATGACCTGGGTCTCAACAAAAGGATGA
- a CDS encoding STAS/SEC14 domain-containing protein: MIAIYKKDQILYTIADQELDADDGATLVKALNEHLKSNELPAWYMEMEPRKKGVKKSSGERLDISFPEEARLKKIALVGEKTWQERFTESLLPFSEAHIKYFGPEDGNMANNWLEQTSNSNSN, translated from the coding sequence ATGATAGCAATCTATAAAAAAGACCAAATCTTATATACCATCGCAGATCAAGAGCTGGATGCCGATGATGGGGCGACCTTAGTCAAGGCCCTGAATGAACATTTGAAAAGCAATGAACTGCCCGCTTGGTATATGGAAATGGAGCCTCGCAAAAAAGGAGTGAAGAAAAGCAGCGGTGAGAGGTTGGATATTTCCTTTCCCGAAGAAGCACGGCTTAAGAAAATAGCCTTGGTGGGCGAAAAAACATGGCAAGAACGGTTTACCGAATCGCTATTGCCGTTTAGTGAAGCCCACATAAAATATTTCGGACCTGAAGATGGAAACATGGCCAACAACTGGCTCGAACAAACAAGCAATAGCAATAGTAACTGA
- a CDS encoding P-II family nitrogen regulator yields MKEIKAFVKPNRIQRVIEALSDKGFKSMTLSQAEGTGAFKAKGAKPSLDFHVTDSPVVKVELVCQNEEAQSAIDIITENGKTPDPGDGIIYLSDIEDAFQIKTGESLKRYDL; encoded by the coding sequence ATGAAAGAAATAAAAGCATTTGTTAAACCGAACAGGATACAAAGGGTCATCGAAGCCCTTAGCGATAAAGGTTTTAAAAGTATGACGCTTTCACAGGCGGAGGGTACTGGAGCATTCAAAGCAAAAGGCGCGAAGCCCTCATTGGATTTTCACGTAACCGATAGTCCGGTGGTAAAAGTGGAGCTGGTATGTCAAAATGAAGAAGCACAATCGGCAATCGATATTATTACGGAAAACGGTAAAACGCCCGACCCAGGGGACGGTATCATCTATTTATCGGATATTGAGGATGCCTTCCAGATCAAAACGGGGGAATCCTTAAAACGGTACGACCTCTGA
- a CDS encoding CusA/CzcA family heavy metal efflux RND transporter: MINKIISFSINNKFIIGLFIVALVGTGIWSMATINLGSVPDITNNQVQVITVAPNLGTEDIEQFVTYPVELAMANLPDVIELRSVSRFGLSVVTIVFKDEAGTYLPRQLVQEKLTEVAGEIPEGFGTPFMAPITTGLGEIFQYTLKVKEGYEDKYDAMELRTIQDWIVKRQMALVPGVVEVNAFGGYVKQYEVAINPDKLKSFGITMGQVFEALKVNNANTGGAYIEKNHQANFIRGEGLASSLEDLENTVVTTQNGTPVLVRDIAQKVGYGNQVRYGAFTQDGHESVGGQILMLKGESPSNVINNVEKRIDEIQKSLPEGVYIEPFLSRAELIARTTSTVEKNLIEGSLIVIFVLVLLLGSLRGGLITASVIPLSLLFAFILMKQFGVWANLMSLGAIDFGIIVDGAVIIVEGMVLHIHQRMKKSKAAIGQAEMDEMAYESGSTMMNSAFFGQLIILIVFTPILFLTGVEGKMFRPMAFTFGFAVLGAIILCLTYVPMVSALFLKPAKNQDHWFAKFENSIDRFSDKIMAGLNKAYKPLLSFALRFKAGIVLGAVALLAIAGFIFSTMGGEFIPKLDEGDIAMQALIKPGSSLTESIEASKKLQNLINEFPEVKTMISRIGVAEIPTDPMPMDIADSYIILEKDKSKWTSAESKEELIEKIKEKISVIPGVNFVFTQPVELRFNELLTGVREDVAIKIYGEDLDVLAEKAQEMAAIIQTVDGAGDVRAEATSGLPQMTVVYNRAKMAQYGVTIDKLNDYVSAAFAGESASVIFEGEKRFDVVIRLAEDYRKDINNLKNLYIDLPSGNQVPLKELADISYKPGPMQISRDNTYRRIYVGVNVRGRDVKSMVEEVQQKLDAQLKLPPGYYITYGGSFENLQRATDRLMIVVPIALFLIFILLYFALSSFSQSVMIYMAVPLAAIGGVFALWIRGMPFSISAGVGFIVLFGVAVLNGLVLINKFNDLKESGMTNLKDRIYEATHERLRPILLTATAAIMGFIPMAISTSGGAEVQRPLATVVIGGLITATFLTLVVVPVLYSWLESRKERRNNGDDTGYIKKSQAIIPVLLLVGGFLSSGNLSAQNNPIAQTLTLDEAIVMARENYPTLKEGQAFIDREQALKGTSFDLGSTFLYAGREDQGLNQGNLRTFGVQQGNIDLLSGFSKSRFYKERTKLGEKFYDLSEQQLVRDVMQAYYEIAYNKARLKLAERLDSIYADFESAAKLRYDSGETGKLAYISATSEYQQIQVLKQQSYDDIEIAKRALKQYLGIDGSIDTMDGPYGIINPISVVDTLDISNNPLLQFDLQNAAVGKANVKVEKSQFLPKFSLSYDNLKYNDVTGFNAYQAGISIPLWFLPQKNRVRAAKADAMVAENQYLTQKATTESLVSQLYKAQDKTLKSLRYYEEAALPLAEEQLTTAELANKEGEIDYISYITILNSAINIKINHLDFINQYNQQAIEIQYQLGNL; encoded by the coding sequence ATGATTAACAAAATCATTTCATTTTCCATTAATAACAAGTTTATTATTGGGCTCTTCATAGTGGCACTGGTAGGTACGGGCATTTGGTCTATGGCCACTATAAATCTGGGTTCTGTCCCCGATATTACCAACAACCAAGTACAGGTTATTACAGTAGCCCCAAATTTAGGTACTGAGGATATTGAACAATTTGTTACCTATCCTGTAGAATTGGCAATGGCCAACCTTCCTGACGTTATCGAGCTGCGTTCGGTATCTCGTTTTGGGCTGTCCGTGGTTACCATTGTTTTTAAGGACGAAGCAGGCACCTATCTTCCCCGGCAATTGGTGCAAGAAAAATTGACCGAAGTCGCCGGGGAAATTCCCGAAGGTTTTGGTACGCCTTTTATGGCACCCATTACTACGGGTCTGGGCGAAATATTCCAATACACCTTAAAGGTAAAAGAAGGATACGAAGATAAATACGATGCAATGGAACTTCGTACCATTCAGGATTGGATTGTTAAACGCCAAATGGCATTAGTGCCCGGTGTGGTCGAGGTCAATGCTTTTGGGGGCTATGTGAAGCAGTACGAAGTGGCCATAAACCCTGACAAACTAAAAAGTTTTGGCATTACCATGGGGCAGGTTTTTGAAGCCCTTAAGGTGAACAATGCCAATACAGGCGGTGCCTATATTGAAAAAAACCATCAGGCCAACTTTATCCGTGGCGAAGGTTTGGCCAGTAGCCTTGAAGATTTGGAAAATACGGTGGTTACTACCCAAAATGGAACACCTGTTCTGGTACGTGATATCGCTCAGAAAGTGGGCTATGGGAATCAGGTACGTTATGGGGCGTTTACCCAAGATGGCCACGAATCCGTGGGAGGTCAGATTTTGATGTTAAAGGGAGAAAGCCCAAGTAATGTGATCAATAATGTAGAAAAACGAATTGACGAGATACAAAAATCGCTTCCCGAGGGCGTTTATATTGAACCGTTCTTAAGCCGTGCCGAACTTATAGCCAGGACCACAAGTACGGTAGAGAAGAACTTGATTGAAGGTTCATTGATTGTGATCTTTGTGCTTGTACTGCTCTTGGGGAGTTTACGTGGCGGATTGATTACCGCTTCGGTAATCCCGTTATCATTACTCTTCGCATTTATCCTGATGAAACAGTTCGGCGTATGGGCAAATTTAATGTCCCTTGGTGCCATCGATTTTGGGATTATCGTGGATGGTGCGGTCATTATCGTGGAAGGTATGGTATTGCATATCCATCAACGGATGAAAAAATCAAAAGCAGCGATAGGTCAGGCCGAAATGGACGAAATGGCATACGAATCGGGAAGTACGATGATGAACTCTGCCTTTTTCGGTCAGCTTATCATTCTTATCGTATTTACACCAATCCTTTTCCTTACCGGAGTTGAAGGAAAAATGTTCCGTCCCATGGCATTTACCTTTGGTTTTGCCGTACTTGGGGCGATTATCCTATGCCTTACCTACGTACCTATGGTTTCGGCCTTGTTCCTGAAACCTGCAAAAAACCAGGACCATTGGTTTGCCAAATTTGAAAATAGTATCGATAGGTTCAGTGATAAAATCATGGCAGGGTTGAACAAAGCCTATAAGCCATTGCTGTCGTTTGCATTGCGTTTTAAGGCTGGTATTGTTTTAGGGGCAGTTGCTTTACTGGCAATCGCAGGATTTATATTCAGCACTATGGGTGGTGAATTTATCCCAAAGCTGGATGAAGGCGATATTGCCATGCAGGCCCTGATAAAACCGGGCAGTAGCCTTACCGAATCCATTGAAGCTTCAAAAAAACTTCAGAACTTGATAAATGAATTTCCCGAAGTGAAGACCATGATCTCGAGGATCGGGGTGGCCGAAATCCCTACCGACCCCATGCCCATGGACATTGCCGATAGTTACATCATCCTTGAAAAGGATAAGAGCAAATGGACCAGTGCGGAGAGCAAGGAAGAACTCATAGAAAAAATAAAGGAAAAGATTTCGGTTATCCCGGGGGTGAACTTCGTGTTTACCCAACCCGTAGAGCTCCGTTTCAATGAACTGTTGACGGGTGTCCGGGAAGATGTTGCCATCAAGATCTATGGTGAGGACCTGGATGTTCTGGCCGAAAAGGCACAGGAAATGGCGGCAATCATACAAACCGTAGATGGCGCTGGTGATGTACGGGCGGAAGCGACCAGTGGCCTGCCACAGATGACCGTTGTCTATAACCGGGCAAAGATGGCGCAATACGGGGTTACCATTGACAAGCTCAACGATTATGTGAGTGCCGCCTTCGCAGGGGAATCGGCAAGTGTCATATTCGAGGGCGAAAAGCGCTTTGACGTGGTCATCCGTCTGGCCGAGGACTATCGAAAGGATATCAACAACCTTAAAAATCTGTATATAGACCTGCCCAGTGGTAACCAAGTGCCCCTAAAGGAATTGGCGGACATCAGCTATAAACCCGGGCCCATGCAGATTTCCAGGGACAATACCTACCGGCGAATCTATGTGGGGGTAAACGTTCGGGGCAGGGATGTCAAGTCCATGGTCGAGGAGGTTCAGCAAAAGCTCGATGCCCAGTTGAAACTGCCCCCGGGGTATTATATAACCTATGGCGGTTCTTTTGAGAACCTTCAAAGGGCGACCGACCGATTAATGATCGTAGTGCCTATTGCACTGTTCCTAATTTTCATATTGCTCTACTTTGCTTTGAGCTCGTTCTCACAGTCGGTAATGATTTATATGGCAGTACCCCTGGCAGCCATTGGTGGCGTGTTTGCCCTTTGGATACGGGGAATGCCATTCAGTATTTCCGCAGGAGTCGGATTTATCGTGCTTTTTGGTGTTGCAGTATTGAACGGACTGGTACTGATAAACAAATTCAATGATTTAAAAGAAAGTGGTATGACAAATTTAAAAGACAGGATCTACGAGGCAACCCACGAGCGCTTGCGCCCTATATTGCTTACGGCAACGGCGGCCATTATGGGCTTTATCCCAATGGCGATTTCTACTTCCGGTGGTGCAGAAGTGCAGCGACCATTGGCAACCGTTGTTATTGGTGGCTTGATTACGGCAACCTTTTTAACATTGGTGGTAGTCCCGGTACTTTATAGTTGGTTGGAATCCCGTAAGGAGCGTAGAAATAATGGTGACGATACGGGTTATATCAAAAAAAGCCAAGCCATCATTCCAGTTTTATTGTTGGTTGGAGGATTTTTATCATCTGGTAACCTATCGGCCCAAAACAATCCCATCGCTCAAACCTTGACTTTAGATGAAGCTATAGTAATGGCAAGGGAAAATTATCCCACCCTAAAGGAAGGACAAGCGTTCATAGACAGGGAACAGGCCTTGAAGGGCACCAGTTTTGACCTGGGCAGCACGTTTCTATATGCCGGCAGGGAAGACCAAGGCCTGAATCAGGGAAATCTGCGTACCTTCGGGGTACAACAGGGCAACATTGACCTGCTCTCCGGGTTTTCAAAATCCAGGTTCTATAAGGAACGCACCAAGCTGGGCGAGAAATTCTATGACCTTAGTGAGCAGCAGCTGGTACGGGATGTGATGCAGGCCTATTATGAGATTGCCTACAATAAGGCCCGCCTGAAGCTTGCCGAGCGGCTGGACAGCATTTATGCCGATTTTGAAAGCGCGGCCAAATTAAGGTACGATAGCGGTGAGACCGGAAAACTCGCCTATATTTCGGCTACCTCGGAGTACCAACAAATACAGGTGTTAAAGCAACAGTCCTATGATGATATCGAGATTGCCAAAAGGGCATTGAAGCAATATCTGGGAATCGATGGTTCCATTGATACGATGGATGGGCCTTATGGGATCATAAACCCAATATCGGTTGTGGACACTTTGGATATAAGCAATAACCCGTTGCTGCAATTCGACCTTCAGAACGCTGCAGTGGGCAAAGCGAACGTAAAGGTCGAAAAATCCCAGTTCCTGCCAAAGTTCAGCCTGAGCTATGACAATCTCAAGTATAATGATGTTACGGGGTTCAATGCCTATCAGGCGGGCATCAGCATCCCTTTGTGGTTCCTTCCGCAAAAAAATAGGGTAAGGGCGGCCAAGGCAGATGCCATGGTGGCCGAAAACCAGTATTTGACACAAAAGGCGACCACCGAGAGCCTGGTCTCCCAACTGTACAAAGCCCAGGACAAAACGTTGAAGTCGTTGAGGTACTATGAAGAAGCGGCACTGCCACTGGCAGAGGAACAGTTGACCACTGCCGAACTGGCAAACAAGGAAGGTGAGATAGACTACATTAGCTATATCACCATCCTCAACAGTGCCATCAACATCAAAATAAACCATTTGGATTTCATCAACCAATATAACCAACAGGCCATTGAGATACAATATCAATTGGGCAATCTATAA
- a CDS encoding SHOCT domain-containing protein encodes MMDDWYFGGMHWIWWGLWIILIFWIFLIPYPTPGQKNRKDRAMEALRERYARGEIDEEEFEKRKTFLLKDKK; translated from the coding sequence ATGATGGACGATTGGTATTTTGGGGGAATGCACTGGATATGGTGGGGGTTATGGATAATCCTCATCTTCTGGATATTCCTGATTCCCTACCCCACACCGGGACAGAAAAACAGAAAGGACAGGGCAATGGAAGCCCTGAGGGAGCGGTACGCCCGCGGCGAAATCGACGAAGAGGAGTTTGAGAAACGCAAGACGTTCCTGTTAAAGGACAAAAAATAA
- a CDS encoding helix-turn-helix domain-containing protein, protein MQRRKIGIWLLAGFAFGVFILQPLGLSLFLFDRSGDSGHWPSYLGEAFETVWGFTDVDQVLKNLLFGILGSSLALMVFFRKKIFQLNRKRMDGQTLLELIKKGENDLVEFKSSLRWDLRQSKVNKQLEFVIIKTIAGFMNTNGGNLLIGVDDNGNILGLNQDFDTLKKPGTDGFEQYLMQLISLKLGTHLCTAVNVSFYRYGENDVCYIEIDPAKTPVYLSQDGRSRFYIRTGNGTRELDLPEAILHLGKEKALYN, encoded by the coding sequence ATGCAAAGAAGAAAAATAGGGATATGGCTTTTGGCAGGCTTTGCCTTTGGGGTCTTTATACTGCAACCCTTGGGCCTATCCCTTTTTCTCTTTGACCGGTCGGGCGATTCCGGTCACTGGCCAAGCTATCTTGGCGAGGCTTTTGAAACCGTATGGGGTTTTACCGATGTTGACCAAGTCCTTAAAAACCTGTTGTTCGGAATATTGGGAAGCAGCCTTGCCTTGATGGTCTTTTTCAGAAAAAAGATTTTTCAACTGAACAGGAAACGGATGGATGGGCAAACCCTGCTGGAACTCATTAAAAAAGGCGAGAATGATTTGGTGGAGTTCAAATCAAGTCTGCGATGGGATTTACGTCAATCCAAAGTGAATAAACAGTTGGAATTTGTAATTATCAAGACCATAGCGGGTTTTATGAACACCAACGGTGGTAATTTGCTTATAGGAGTAGACGATAACGGCAACATCCTCGGTCTAAACCAGGATTTTGACACCTTGAAAAAACCGGGTACAGATGGTTTTGAGCAATACCTGATGCAGTTGATATCTTTAAAATTGGGAACCCATTTATGTACGGCTGTAAATGTATCTTTTTACAGATATGGAGAAAATGACGTGTGCTACATAGAAATAGACCCGGCCAAAACACCAGTCTATCTAAGTCAAGACGGGAGGTCACGGTTTTATATTAGAACGGGCAACGGAACGCGCGAACTCGATTTGCCCGAAGCCATCTTGCACTTAGGAAAAGAGAAGGCGCTTTATAATTAA
- a CDS encoding Fur family transcriptional regulator, translating into MEKIVKKLESKGIRPTPMRLLTYKKLLENEVAISLGELESFFEKSERSTLFRTMKTFEEKGIVHQIEDGTGIMKYALCEEDCECEVGNDLHLHFHCTRCNETVCLTDRKIPQVNLPQGYMAEDINLVVTGVCNKCNGNLE; encoded by the coding sequence ATGGAAAAAATCGTCAAAAAATTGGAGAGCAAGGGAATACGACCCACCCCGATGCGTCTGTTGACCTATAAAAAGTTACTGGAAAACGAGGTGGCCATCAGTTTGGGCGAATTGGAGAGTTTCTTCGAGAAGTCGGAAAGGAGTACCCTTTTCCGGACGATGAAAACATTTGAGGAAAAAGGCATCGTACATCAAATAGAGGACGGTACGGGCATTATGAAATATGCGCTCTGTGAGGAAGACTGTGAATGTGAGGTGGGCAACGACCTGCACCTGCATTTTCATTGCACCCGGTGCAACGAGACCGTTTGTTTGACCGACCGTAAAATCCCGCAGGTAAACCTGCCCCAAGGATATATGGCAGAGGATATCAATCTGGTCGTAACGGGAGTATGCAATAAATGCAATGGCAATTTGGAGTAA
- a CDS encoding heavy metal translocating P-type ATPase yields MKKKKLQLRELKGKQSTVISATEKKLKTYLPAIFSFVMLIVGIAIDYFDAFPFFKGWVRIVWYTVAYIPVGFPVIKEGWESIKNGDFFTEFFLMSIATLGAFAIGEYPEGVAVMLFYAVGELFQNAAVNRAKGNIRALLDARPDEALVYRNGDFVSVNPETVNIGEKIQVRVGEKIPLDGKLLSNKASLNTAAITGESKPDTITQNEKVFAGSINLDGVIEVETTKKFKDSSIARILEMVQNATARKSKTELFIRKFARIYTPIVVFLAIGLTLLPYFFVDEYVFRDWLYRALIFLVISCPCALVISIPLGYFGGLGAASRNGILFKGASFLDAMTKVNTVVMDKTGTVTKGVFKIKEVINTSAFAEVEFMKYLMAMEEQSTHPIAKAILEYKADGTDFKASEVSEVAGKGLKGTVNHKQVLVGNKALMTSNSVDVPPETDVIVESIVMVAIDGKFAGYVTIADELKEDAHHTIQQIRVAGIAKIIMLSGDKDSITQQVAKELNIDWAKGGLLPEDKLNEVEKLKEQPESTVAFMGDGINDAPVLAASDVGIAMGGLGSDVAIETADVIIQTDQPSRMARGIQIGRSTRRIVWQNIGLTFGVKGIFLILGAIGLATMWEAVFADVGVSFVAILNAIRLQKMNWK; encoded by the coding sequence ATGAAAAAGAAAAAACTACAGCTACGGGAGCTAAAAGGGAAACAGTCCACTGTAATTTCAGCAACCGAAAAAAAGCTCAAAACCTATTTACCGGCAATTTTCAGCTTTGTGATGCTCATAGTTGGTATTGCCATTGACTATTTCGATGCCTTTCCTTTCTTTAAGGGATGGGTCAGGATTGTGTGGTACACGGTGGCTTACATCCCTGTTGGCTTTCCCGTCATCAAGGAGGGATGGGAAAGTATTAAAAATGGCGATTTCTTTACAGAATTTTTCCTGATGTCCATCGCAACCTTGGGAGCATTTGCCATAGGCGAATATCCAGAGGGCGTTGCCGTGATGTTGTTCTATGCCGTGGGCGAACTGTTCCAAAATGCTGCCGTAAACCGTGCCAAAGGAAACATTAGGGCACTTCTGGATGCACGACCGGACGAGGCATTGGTCTATCGTAATGGGGACTTCGTTTCCGTCAATCCCGAAACGGTCAATATTGGCGAGAAGATACAGGTACGGGTGGGCGAAAAAATCCCATTGGATGGCAAACTGCTATCAAACAAAGCATCGCTCAATACAGCTGCCATTACTGGCGAAAGCAAACCCGACACCATAACACAGAACGAAAAAGTCTTTGCGGGAAGCATCAATCTCGACGGTGTCATCGAAGTAGAAACCACCAAGAAATTCAAGGACAGTTCCATCGCCCGTATTCTGGAGATGGTACAGAATGCCACGGCCCGGAAATCAAAGACCGAATTATTTATTAGGAAGTTTGCACGGATTTATACGCCCATCGTGGTTTTCCTTGCTATCGGACTCACTTTGTTACCATACTTTTTTGTCGATGAATATGTGTTTAGGGATTGGCTATACCGAGCTTTAATTTTCTTGGTGATTTCCTGCCCTTGTGCCTTGGTCATTTCCATTCCACTGGGCTATTTCGGCGGTCTGGGTGCGGCATCGCGCAACGGAATCCTGTTCAAAGGTGCATCCTTTCTCGATGCAATGACCAAAGTGAATACTGTGGTGATGGACAAAACCGGAACCGTTACCAAAGGGGTCTTTAAGATTAAGGAAGTGATAAATACATCCGCTTTTGCGGAAGTGGAATTTATGAAATACCTGATGGCGATGGAAGAACAATCTACCCACCCCATTGCAAAGGCAATTCTGGAATACAAAGCGGACGGTACTGATTTTAAGGCATCCGAAGTTTCTGAAGTTGCCGGTAAGGGATTAAAGGGCACAGTCAACCATAAGCAGGTCTTGGTCGGCAACAAAGCATTGATGACTTCCAATAGTGTTGATGTTCCACCTGAAACCGATGTGATAGTCGAATCTATAGTGATGGTCGCCATCGATGGAAAATTCGCAGGCTATGTGACCATTGCCGATGAACTTAAGGAAGACGCGCATCACACCATTCAACAGATTCGGGTGGCCGGAATAGCTAAAATCATAATGCTCTCTGGAGACAAGGATTCCATAACCCAACAAGTTGCCAAGGAACTGAATATTGATTGGGCCAAAGGCGGCTTGCTACCCGAAGATAAGCTCAACGAGGTCGAAAAGCTCAAGGAACAACCTGAATCCACGGTAGCATTTATGGGCGACGGCATCAACGATGCACCCGTGCTCGCAGCCAGTGATGTGGGTATTGCAATGGGTGGTTTGGGCAGCGATGTGGCCATAGAGACCGCAGACGTTATCATCCAGACCGACCAGCCGAGCAGGATGGCCCGAGGAATCCAAATTGGACGCTCAACACGCCGTATCGTATGGCAAAATATTGGTCTTACTTTTGGGGTAAAAGGGATTTTTCTCATTTTGGGTGCCATCGGTTTGGCTACGATGTGGGAGGCTGTGTTTGCCGATGTAGGTGTTTCGTTCGTTGCCATTCTCAATGCAATACGTTTGCAAAAAATGAATTGGAAATAG